The Juglans microcarpa x Juglans regia isolate MS1-56 chromosome 2S, Jm3101_v1.0, whole genome shotgun sequence genome has a window encoding:
- the LOC121252534 gene encoding WD repeat-containing protein 70, whose protein sequence is MEDDAEIYDGIRAQFPMTFGKQSKPQTSLEAIHSATRRTATANLPENLPPSSSSSANQAKDLPSISSSSKVWLTSLRSSKSANPNPEFSSNGGSATDEAGLVGPPRPPVYPNSDEDEDGGVMIGPPRPPPAQSGSDDEEEEMIGPPRPPPGLNVGDLGSDEEEEEENRYRIPLSNEIVLKGHTKVVSALAVDHSGSRVLSGSYDYTVHMYDFQGMNSRLASFRQLEPSEGHQVRNLSWSPTADRFLCVTGSAQAKIYDRDGLTLGEFVKGDMYIRDLKNTKGHISGLTWGEWHPKNKETILSSSEDGSLRIWDVNDFKSQKQVIKPKLARPGRVPVTTCTWDSEGKCIAGGIADGSIQIWNLKPGWGSRPDIYVENSHSDDITGLKFSSDGRLLLSRSFDGSLKVWDLRQIKVPVKVFEDLPNHYAQTNIAFSPDEQLFLTGTSVERESTTGGLLCLYDRAKLELVSRVGISPTCSVVQCTWHPKLNQIFATSGNKSQGGTHVLYDPTLSERGALVCVARAPRKKSVDDFEAKPVIHNPHALPLFRDQPSRKRLREKELKDPMKSHKPELPVTGPGFGGRVGVSAGSLLTQYLLKQGGMIKETWMEEDPREAILKHADAAEKDPKYIAPAYAQTQPEPVFAKSDSEDDEK, encoded by the exons ATGGAGGACGATGCGGAAATATACGATGGGATCAGAGCCCAGTTCCCTATGACATTCGGCAAGCAATCCAAGCCTCAAACCTCTCTCGAAGCCATTCACAGCGCCACTCGTCGCACCGCCACCGCGAACCTTCCAGAAAACCTACCCccatcctcttcctcctccgCCAACCAGGCCAAAGACCTCCCTTCTATTTCCTCCTCCTCTAAAGTCTGGCTCACCTCCCTCCGTAGCTCCAAATCCGCCAATCCTAACCCTGAATTTTCGAGCAACGGAGGGTCCGCAACCGACGAAGCTGGATTAGTTGGGCCACCTCGGCCTCCGGTGTATCCGAATTCggatgaggatgaggatggAGGCGTGATGATTGGCCCGCCAAGGCCGCCGCCGGCCCAATCAGGTTCCGAcgatgaggaggaggagatgaTTGGACCGCCGAGACCGCCTCCTGGACTGAATGTGGGCGATTTAGGTTCGGacgaagaagaggaggaggagaatcgGTACCGGATTCCGCTAAGTAATGAGATTGTTCTCAAGGGACACACCAAG GTTGTTTCAGCTCTTGCAGTTGACCACTCTGGCTCTAGGGTTCTTTCCGGCAGTTATGACTATACAGTACATATGTATGATTTTCAAGGAATGAATTCTCGTCTGGCTTCATTTAGACAGCTTGAACCATCTGAAGGCCATCAAGTTCGTAATCTTAGCTGGAGTCCGACAGCAGATCGTTTCTTGTGTGTGACTGGCTCAGCTCAAGCCAAG ATTTATGACAGGGATGGACTTACTCTAGGTGAGTTCGTTAAGGGGGATATGTACATTCGTGATCTGAAGAACACCAAGGGCCACATATCTGGGTTGACTTGGGGAGAGTGGCACCCTAAAAATAAGGAGACAATACTATCGTCGTCAGAGGATGGATCACTTCGTATATGGGATGTAAATGACTTCAAAAGTCAGAAGCAG GTCATAAAACCAAAACTTGCAAGGCCTGGAAGGGTGCCAGTTACCACATGCACTTGGGATAGTGAAGGAAAATGCATTGCTGGTGGCATAGCAGATGGTTCTATACAG atatggAATCTTAAGCCTGGATGGGGAAGCAGGCCAGACATATATGTTGAAAACAGTCATTCAGATGATATTACTGGTCTTAAGTTCTCTAGCGACGGGCGACTTCTACTGTCAAGAAGCTTTGATGGTTCACTGAAG GTTTGGGATTTACGCCAAATTAAAGTGCCGGTTAAGGTGTTTGAGGATCTCCCGAACCACTATGCTCAAACTAATATTGCATTCAGTCCAGATGAGCAACTATTCCTAACTGGAACATCTGTTGAAAGGGAGAGCACAACTGGAGGTTTGCTATGCCTTTATGATCGAGCCAAACTTGAGCTTGTTTCAAGGGTTGGGATATCCCCTACTTGTAGTGTTGTGCAGTGTACTTGGCACCCAAAGCTAAATCAG ATCTTTGCAACGTCTGGGAACAAAAGCCAAGGAGGAACTCACGTATTATATGATCCAACCCTCAGTGAGAGGGGGGCTCTTGTGTGTGTTGCTCGGGCTCCAAGGAAAAAATCTGTCGATGATTTTGAGGCAAAACCTGTTATTCACAACCCTCATGCTCTTCCTTTATTTAGAGATCAGCCAAGTCGAAAGCGCCTTCGAGAGAAAGAATTGAAGGACCCGATGAAGTCCCACAAGCCTGAACTCCCTGTAACAGGACCAGGCTTTGGTGGAAGGGTTGGCGTAAGTGCAGGCAGCTTATTGACCCAATACCTTCTTAAG CAAGGGGGTATGATCAAGGAGACATGGATGGAGGAAGATCCAAGAGAAGCTATACTAAAGCACGCGGATGCTGCAGAAAAAGATCCCAAGTATATTGCTCCAGCATATGCACAAACCCAGCCTGAGCCTGTTTTTGCAAAGTCAGACTCTGAGGATGATGAGAAATGA